A part of Curtobacterium sp. MCLR17_036 genomic DNA contains:
- the gatB gene encoding Asp-tRNA(Asn)/Glu-tRNA(Gln) amidotransferase subunit GatB has protein sequence MAQKDALMDFDEALERYEPVLGFEVHVELATKTKMFSDAPNFFGGEPNTNVTPVDLGLPGSLPVVNEQAVRYSIQLGLALGCSIAESSRFARKNYFYPDNPKNYQVSQFDEPIAFEGEVEVELADGTIFNVPIERAHMEEDAGKLTHVGGATGRIQGAEYSLVDYNRAGVPLVEIVTKPIVGAEHRAPELGAAYVQVIRDLVRALGVSEARMERGNLRCDANISLRPRGQEKLGTRTETKNVNSFRAVERAIRYEIQRQAAILAAGGTITQETRHWHEDTGRTSSGRPKSDADDYRYFPEPDLLPVVPDPALIEELRASLPEAPVARRRRLKGEWGFADLEFQDVVNGGLLDEVEGTVAAGAAPQAARKWWTGEISRVANAQDAAPGDLVSPQHVAEVIALVESGDLTDRLARQVLEGVIAGEGSPAQVVESRGLKVVSDDSALTAAVDEALAAQPDVLQKIRDGKVQAAGAIIGSVMKAMKGQADAARVRELVLERAQQS, from the coding sequence ATGGCGCAGAAGGACGCGCTCATGGACTTCGACGAGGCGCTCGAGCGCTACGAGCCGGTGCTCGGCTTCGAGGTGCACGTCGAACTCGCGACGAAGACGAAGATGTTCTCGGACGCTCCGAACTTCTTCGGTGGCGAGCCGAACACGAACGTCACGCCCGTCGACCTCGGTCTGCCCGGGTCGCTGCCGGTCGTGAACGAGCAGGCCGTGCGCTACTCGATCCAGCTCGGGCTCGCGCTCGGCTGCTCGATCGCCGAGTCGTCGCGGTTCGCCCGGAAGAACTACTTCTACCCGGACAACCCCAAGAACTACCAGGTCTCGCAGTTCGACGAGCCGATCGCCTTCGAGGGCGAGGTCGAGGTCGAACTCGCCGACGGCACGATCTTCAACGTCCCGATCGAGCGCGCCCACATGGAGGAGGACGCCGGCAAGCTCACGCACGTCGGTGGCGCCACCGGTCGCATCCAGGGCGCCGAGTACTCGCTCGTCGACTACAACCGCGCCGGTGTGCCCCTGGTCGAGATCGTCACGAAGCCGATCGTCGGCGCAGAGCACCGCGCCCCCGAGCTCGGTGCCGCGTACGTGCAGGTCATCCGTGACCTCGTCCGTGCGCTCGGTGTCTCCGAGGCCCGCATGGAGCGCGGCAACCTGCGCTGCGACGCGAACATCTCGCTGCGCCCCCGCGGCCAGGAGAAGCTCGGCACCCGCACCGAGACGAAGAACGTCAACTCCTTCCGCGCCGTCGAGCGTGCGATCCGCTACGAGATCCAGCGCCAGGCCGCGATCCTCGCCGCCGGTGGGACGATCACGCAGGAGACCCGGCACTGGCACGAGGACACCGGCCGCACGTCGTCCGGCCGTCCGAAGTCCGACGCCGACGACTACCGCTACTTCCCGGAGCCCGACCTGCTGCCCGTGGTGCCGGACCCCGCCCTCATCGAGGAGCTCCGTGCGTCCCTGCCCGAGGCCCCGGTGGCCCGGCGTCGTCGTCTCAAGGGCGAGTGGGGCTTCGCGGACCTCGAGTTCCAGGACGTCGTCAACGGCGGGCTGCTGGACGAGGTCGAGGGGACGGTCGCCGCAGGTGCCGCACCGCAGGCCGCGCGCAAGTGGTGGACCGGTGAGATCAGCCGTGTCGCGAACGCGCAGGACGCCGCCCCCGGCGACCTGGTGTCGCCGCAGCACGTCGCCGAGGTCATCGCGCTCGTCGAGTCCGGCGACCTGACCGACCGCCTGGCGCGCCAGGTGCTCGAGGGCGTCATCGCGGGCGAGGGTTCGCCGGCGCAGGTCGTCGAGTCCCGCGGGCTCAAGGTCGTCTCCGACGACTCGGCGCTCACGGCAGCGGTCGACGAGGCCCTGGCAGCGCAGCCCGACGTCCTGCAGAAGATCCGCGACGGCAAGGTGCAGGCCGCCGGCGCGATCATCGGTTCGGTGATGAAGGCGATGAAGGGCCAGGCCGACGCCGCCCGCGTGCGCGAGCTCGTCCTGGAGCGCGCGCAGCAGTCGTAG
- a CDS encoding 3-oxoacyl-[acyl-carrier-protein] synthase III C-terminal domain-containing protein, with the protein MSATIRAIGTAVPETTLDQPRVRDLFAAQPDLGRLGQRLVPAAFDGSAVDRRHTVLEELDSTRGGGAFRDDDGTLRSPTTGTRNDRFRELAPPLFVAAARDAVDRAGIAPSSVTHLVTVSCTGFTQPGPDIGVVDQLGLPAGVFRHHIGFMGCCAAFPALRIAAAFVDQDPDAVVLVVCGELCTLHVRASNDPDQIVANSVFGDGAAAAVVARDGAGLRFEAFATAVVPEGASEMAWNIGDEGFEMVLSTAVPKLVGLHVPRAVESLLGGGAASDVPVWAVHPGGRAILDRAQESLGLPDSAMVSSRRVLRDHGNMSSATVLFVLRDAVDAGLTDGGAVVALAFGPGLTVESARLTAVRTEASPVVEPVRVPVATTGTA; encoded by the coding sequence GTGTCCGCAACGATCCGCGCCATCGGTACCGCCGTCCCCGAGACGACCCTCGACCAGCCGCGGGTGCGTGACCTGTTCGCGGCGCAGCCCGACCTCGGTCGCCTCGGACAGCGGCTCGTCCCCGCGGCCTTCGACGGCTCGGCGGTCGACCGACGGCACACCGTGCTCGAAGAGCTCGACTCCACGCGCGGCGGCGGTGCCTTCCGCGACGACGACGGGACCCTGCGCTCCCCGACGACCGGCACGCGCAACGACCGGTTCCGTGAGCTCGCGCCGCCGCTGTTCGTCGCCGCCGCACGCGACGCCGTCGACCGCGCGGGCATCGCCCCCTCGTCGGTCACGCACCTGGTGACCGTGTCGTGCACCGGGTTCACGCAGCCCGGGCCGGACATCGGCGTCGTCGACCAGCTCGGTCTGCCGGCAGGGGTCTTCCGGCACCACATCGGCTTCATGGGCTGCTGCGCCGCGTTCCCGGCGCTCCGGATCGCCGCGGCCTTCGTCGACCAGGACCCGGACGCCGTCGTGCTCGTCGTCTGCGGCGAGCTCTGCACCCTGCACGTCCGGGCGTCGAACGACCCCGACCAGATCGTCGCGAACAGCGTCTTCGGGGACGGAGCCGCCGCGGCGGTCGTCGCACGCGACGGCGCCGGCCTGCGGTTCGAAGCGTTCGCGACGGCCGTGGTGCCGGAGGGCGCGTCGGAGATGGCGTGGAACATCGGCGACGAGGGCTTCGAGATGGTCCTGTCGACGGCCGTGCCGAAGCTCGTCGGCCTGCACGTGCCGCGGGCCGTGGAGTCGCTGCTCGGCGGCGGTGCGGCCTCCGACGTGCCGGTGTGGGCGGTGCACCCCGGCGGCCGCGCCATCCTCGACCGTGCGCAGGAGTCGCTCGGCCTGCCCGACAGCGCGATGGTGTCGAGCCGACGGGTGCTGCGCGACCACGGCAACATGTCGAGCGCCACCGTGCTGTTCGTCCTCCGCGACGCGGTCGACGCGGGCCTGACCGACGGCGGTGCCGTCGTCGCACTCGCCTTCGGGCCCGGACTGACCGTGGAGAGTGCACGCCTCACCGCGGTGCGCACCGAGGCGTCGCCCGTGGTCGAACCGGTGCGGGTCCCCGTCGCGACCACGGGCACGGCGTGA
- a CDS encoding methyltransferase domain-containing protein has protein sequence MSRRGGADPAHSAVDLRSRALDLTELMDDPDCDPRVLARTFRRFALVNALVSGWRSAWRTHIVPALPVDGRARVLDLGCGGGDLARAVVRWAASDGFDVEVVGVDPDPRAIDAASRRAPRGVTFRQQSSGELVAAGERFDVVVSNHVLHHLGDDERAGFLADSAALATSRSVHSDIRRSRSAYGAYALASPLVSAGTFVRVDGLRSIRRSFTLDELRDALPGGWRAERVAPHRVLAVRDA, from the coding sequence GTGAGTCGTCGCGGCGGTGCCGACCCGGCCCACTCGGCCGTCGACCTGCGCTCCCGGGCGCTCGACCTGACCGAGCTGATGGACGACCCGGACTGCGACCCGCGCGTCCTCGCGCGCACCTTCCGGCGCTTCGCGCTCGTCAACGCCCTGGTGAGCGGCTGGCGTTCGGCGTGGAGGACCCACATCGTGCCGGCGCTGCCGGTGGACGGCCGTGCTCGGGTCCTCGACCTCGGCTGCGGCGGCGGGGACCTGGCGCGCGCCGTCGTGCGGTGGGCGGCGAGCGACGGCTTCGACGTCGAGGTCGTCGGGGTCGACCCGGACCCGCGGGCGATCGACGCGGCGAGCCGACGGGCGCCGCGTGGCGTCACCTTCCGGCAGCAGTCGAGCGGTGAGCTGGTGGCAGCGGGGGAGCGGTTCGACGTCGTGGTGTCGAACCACGTGCTGCACCACCTGGGCGACGACGAGCGGGCCGGGTTCCTCGCCGACTCCGCGGCACTCGCGACGAGCCGCAGCGTGCACTCGGACATCCGCCGGTCGCGTTCGGCGTACGGGGCCTACGCGCTGGCGTCGCCGCTGGTGTCGGCCGGCACCTTCGTGCGGGTCGACGGCCTGCGGTCGATCCGCCGGTCCTTCACCCTGGACGAGCTTCGCGACGCACTGCCCGGCGGGTGGCGGGCCGAACGGGTGGCGCCGCACCGGGTGCTGGCCGTCCGCGACGCCTGA
- a CDS encoding BadF/BadG/BcrA/BcrD ATPase family protein: MLAVDGGGSKTDVVAIALDGTIVGHARGPGSNPQTRGWDLAGPILDDVRARVVGELGERRIRTTHVYLAGLDLHDELVAATAALAHWADDGGEPHVLDNDLFALLRAGTLSPDAAAVVCGTGINALAVRADGTTARFPAIGDVSGDWGGGAWLGNRALWHAARADDGRGPATALVDAVPTAVGLRSVREVTEAIHFGRLDQRVFNRLCPVLFDVAGAGDVVARSVVERQAEEIVLLAAVALERLGLAGSATESVPVVLGGGVLAARHPLLVDGVVGGLAARVPGAVPTWVTDPPVLGAGLAALESVGAEDAALERYREAVRSRAFASTTTLIH, from the coding sequence GTGCTCGCCGTCGACGGGGGCGGGAGCAAGACCGACGTCGTCGCGATCGCGCTCGACGGGACCATCGTCGGGCACGCGCGCGGTCCGGGCTCGAACCCGCAGACCCGGGGGTGGGACCTCGCCGGCCCGATCCTCGACGACGTCCGTGCACGGGTGGTGGGCGAGCTGGGCGAGCGACGCATCCGCACCACGCACGTGTACCTGGCCGGGCTCGACCTGCACGACGAGCTCGTCGCGGCGACGGCGGCCCTCGCGCACTGGGCCGACGACGGTGGCGAGCCGCACGTGCTCGACAACGACCTGTTCGCGCTGCTGCGGGCCGGCACCCTGTCGCCCGACGCAGCGGCCGTGGTGTGCGGCACCGGGATCAACGCCCTCGCGGTACGGGCCGACGGCACGACCGCACGGTTCCCCGCCATCGGCGACGTCTCCGGCGACTGGGGCGGCGGCGCGTGGCTCGGCAACCGGGCGCTCTGGCACGCGGCGCGGGCCGACGACGGCCGCGGTCCGGCGACGGCGCTGGTCGACGCGGTGCCGACGGCGGTCGGCCTCCGCAGCGTCCGCGAGGTCACCGAGGCCATCCACTTCGGCCGTCTCGACCAGCGCGTCTTCAACCGGCTCTGCCCGGTGCTGTTCGACGTGGCCGGAGCCGGTGACGTCGTGGCCCGGAGCGTCGTGGAGCGCCAGGCGGAGGAGATCGTCCTGCTCGCCGCGGTCGCACTCGAGCGGTTGGGCCTCGCTGGTTCGGCGACCGAGTCGGTACCCGTGGTGCTCGGCGGCGGCGTGCTCGCGGCGCGGCACCCCTTGCTCGTGGACGGTGTCGTCGGTGGGCTCGCTGCCCGGGTGCCGGGAGCGGTGCCGACCTGGGTGACCGATCCCCCGGTGCTCGGCGCGGGGTTGGCGGCGCTGGAGTCGGTCGGCGCCGAGGACGCCGCGCTCGAGCGGTACCGCGAGGCCGTGCGCTCCCGCGCCTTCGCGAGCACGACCACGCTGATCCACTGA
- a CDS encoding 6-phospho-beta-glucosidase produces the protein MKLAVIGGGSTYTPELVDGFARLRDQLPIDELWLVDPDPVRRELVGGVAKRMFAHAGHPGTIHVTDDVVAGVSDADAVMFQLRIGGQAARHQDETWPHEACCIGQETTGPGGFAKALRTVPVVLEYASLVKRYAKPDAWIVDFTNPVGIVTRALLEAGHRAVGLCNVAIGFQRRFAKEFDVAPSAVRLDHVGLNHLTWERGVHVTDDSDERDVLSELLAADTGALDRMAESVHMPADLIRLQHAVPSYYLRYFYSHDVVLEEQLHAPTRAEAVMETEQALLAKYADESVVTKPAELEQRGGAYYSEAAIDVLSSILGDRGDVQVLNVRNDGTFPFLPDDHVIEVPARVTRQAITPLPVSPLAPDMEGLVSHVAGYERLALDAAVHGGRDRVLRAMWAHPLVGQVDKAEQLTDLLLAANADHIPWARSEHVTWAG, from the coding sequence GTGAAACTCGCAGTCATCGGTGGCGGATCCACCTACACCCCCGAACTCGTGGACGGCTTCGCGCGGCTCCGCGACCAGCTCCCCATCGACGAGCTCTGGCTCGTCGACCCCGACCCCGTCCGTCGCGAACTCGTCGGCGGTGTCGCGAAGCGGATGTTCGCCCACGCCGGCCACCCGGGCACGATCCACGTCACGGACGACGTCGTCGCCGGGGTCTCGGACGCCGACGCCGTCATGTTCCAGCTCCGGATCGGCGGGCAGGCCGCCCGGCACCAGGACGAGACCTGGCCGCACGAGGCCTGCTGCATCGGGCAGGAGACCACCGGTCCCGGCGGGTTCGCGAAGGCGCTCCGCACGGTGCCCGTCGTGCTCGAGTACGCGTCGCTCGTCAAGCGGTACGCCAAGCCGGACGCGTGGATCGTCGACTTCACGAACCCGGTCGGCATCGTCACCCGGGCCCTGCTCGAAGCGGGGCACCGCGCGGTCGGGCTCTGCAACGTCGCGATCGGGTTCCAGCGGCGCTTCGCGAAGGAGTTCGACGTCGCTCCGTCGGCCGTCCGCCTCGACCACGTCGGTCTCAACCACCTGACGTGGGAGCGCGGCGTCCACGTGACGGACGACTCCGACGAGCGCGACGTCCTGTCCGAGCTGCTCGCTGCCGACACCGGTGCCCTCGACCGGATGGCGGAGAGCGTGCACATGCCCGCCGACCTCATCCGACTGCAGCACGCCGTGCCCTCGTACTACCTGCGCTACTTCTACAGCCACGACGTCGTGCTCGAGGAACAGCTGCACGCCCCCACCCGGGCCGAAGCGGTGATGGAGACCGAGCAGGCCCTGCTCGCGAAGTACGCGGACGAGTCCGTCGTGACGAAGCCGGCCGAGCTCGAGCAGCGGGGCGGTGCGTACTACTCCGAGGCCGCGATCGACGTGCTGTCCTCGATCCTCGGCGACCGCGGCGACGTGCAGGTCCTCAACGTCCGGAACGACGGCACGTTCCCGTTCCTGCCGGACGACCACGTGATCGAGGTGCCGGCCCGGGTCACGCGCCAGGCGATCACCCCGCTGCCGGTGTCCCCGCTCGCCCCGGACATGGAGGGCCTGGTGTCCCACGTCGCCGGGTACGAGCGGCTCGCGCTCGACGCCGCGGTGCACGGCGGCCGTGACCGGGTGCTCCGCGCGATGTGGGCGCACCCGCTCGTGGGGCAGGTGGACAAGGCGGAGCAGCTCACCGACCTGCTCCTGGCCGCGAACGCGGACCACATCCCGTGGGCGCGATCGGAGCACGTGACGTGGGCGGGCTGA
- a CDS encoding carbohydrate ABC transporter permease: MTAVSQSPLARAPRGAASGSARGPRRSLLVWIAEHAALVALGVLTIAPIVFVVLTSLMSSNQALTASIVPRPFDFSNYARVFTELPLAQWFGNSSMYAVLATAFMLVSSVPAAYALAQIKFRGANLIFTVIIVAMLLPPQVTAVPVYVMWSHLHLTGTLWPLILPNLLGDAFSIFLLRQFFMTIPKEYGDAARMDGCSEWGVLWRVVVPMARPGIASAAIFMFFHSWNDYYGPLLYASENQAAWPVAYGLATFRGQHGTDWSMTMAMTVVVMVPVVIIFFFAQKAFVEGIALTGVKG; encoded by the coding sequence ATGACCGCCGTGTCCCAGTCCCCGCTCGCCCGGGCTCCCCGCGGTGCGGCGTCCGGCTCCGCCCGCGGTCCGCGCCGCAGCCTGCTGGTCTGGATCGCCGAGCACGCCGCGCTCGTGGCCCTCGGCGTGCTGACCATCGCGCCGATCGTCTTCGTGGTCCTGACCTCGCTCATGTCGAGCAACCAGGCACTGACGGCGTCGATCGTGCCCCGGCCGTTCGACTTCTCGAACTACGCGCGGGTGTTCACCGAGCTGCCGCTCGCGCAGTGGTTCGGCAACTCGTCGATGTACGCCGTCCTCGCGACCGCGTTCATGCTCGTCAGCTCGGTGCCGGCGGCCTACGCGCTCGCTCAGATCAAGTTCCGGGGCGCGAACCTCATCTTCACCGTGATCATCGTCGCGATGCTCCTGCCCCCGCAGGTCACCGCGGTGCCGGTCTACGTGATGTGGTCGCACCTGCACCTGACCGGCACCCTGTGGCCGCTCATCCTGCCGAACCTGCTCGGCGACGCGTTCAGCATCTTCCTGCTCCGGCAGTTCTTCATGACGATCCCGAAGGAGTACGGCGACGCCGCGCGGATGGACGGCTGCAGCGAGTGGGGCGTGCTCTGGCGGGTGGTCGTGCCGATGGCGCGCCCCGGCATCGCCTCGGCGGCGATCTTCATGTTCTTCCACTCGTGGAACGACTACTACGGCCCGCTCCTGTACGCGTCCGAGAACCAGGCGGCCTGGCCGGTGGCGTACGGACTCGCGACGTTCCGCGGGCAGCACGGCACCGACTGGTCGATGACGATGGCGATGACCGTCGTCGTCATGGTCCCCGTCGTCATCATCTTCTTCTTCGCACAGAAGGCATTCGTCGAGGGCATCGCGCTCACCGGCGTGAAGGGATAG
- a CDS encoding sugar ABC transporter permease, with translation MSVTTGTTGREARLARAARPTDPTGSGPVPPTAPRRRPRSAESRRRLVALTMLAPALAGLVVFFAYPLVASIFYSFTRYNQLQEPEFVGLLNYRFLFTQDPQIGPAVVNTLWFVVILVPVRIVCGLLVAGLLSRARTATGFWRTLFYLPALVPPVASVVAFVFLFNPGTGPVNQILRVFGVDGPLWFNDPAWSKPSLVILGVWVMGDIMIIFLASLLDVPRDLYEAASLDGANGVQQVRHITLPTIAPVIGFAAVTGVIAALQYFTEAAVASGVASGKATIGGGTAAQLGYPGTSLLTYTELLYQHGFANFQFGYASAMAVVLFVVTAVVLVLTMRRISVFRPEES, from the coding sequence ATGAGCGTCACCACCGGGACGACCGGCCGGGAGGCGCGGCTCGCCCGCGCCGCCCGGCCCACTGACCCGACGGGGTCCGGTCCGGTGCCCCCGACCGCTCCGCGACGTCGGCCCCGCTCCGCGGAGTCCCGGCGCCGCCTGGTCGCGCTGACGATGCTCGCGCCGGCCCTGGCGGGCCTGGTGGTCTTCTTCGCCTACCCACTCGTCGCGTCGATCTTCTACTCGTTCACGCGCTACAACCAGCTGCAGGAGCCCGAGTTCGTCGGGCTGCTGAACTACCGGTTCCTGTTCACGCAGGACCCGCAGATCGGCCCCGCGGTCGTGAACACGCTGTGGTTCGTCGTCATCCTGGTGCCGGTCCGGATCGTGTGCGGGCTGCTGGTCGCCGGGCTGCTGTCGCGGGCCCGCACCGCCACGGGCTTCTGGCGGACGCTGTTCTACCTGCCCGCCCTGGTGCCGCCGGTCGCGAGCGTCGTGGCGTTCGTGTTCCTCTTCAACCCGGGAACGGGGCCGGTGAACCAGATCCTGCGGGTCTTCGGCGTCGACGGGCCGCTGTGGTTCAACGACCCGGCCTGGTCGAAGCCCTCGCTCGTGATCCTGGGCGTCTGGGTGATGGGCGACATCATGATCATCTTCCTGGCGTCACTGCTCGACGTGCCGCGCGACCTGTACGAGGCCGCGTCGCTCGACGGTGCGAACGGCGTCCAGCAGGTCCGGCACATCACGCTGCCGACGATCGCCCCGGTGATCGGCTTCGCCGCGGTGACGGGGGTGATCGCGGCCCTGCAGTACTTCACCGAGGCCGCGGTGGCGTCCGGGGTCGCGTCCGGCAAGGCGACGATCGGTGGCGGGACCGCAGCACAGCTCGGCTACCCGGGCACCTCGCTGCTCACGTACACCGAGCTGCTCTACCAGCACGGGTTCGCGAACTTCCAGTTCGGCTACGCGTCCGCGATGGCCGTCGTCCTGTTCGTGGTCACCGCCGTGGTGCTCGTCCTCACGATGCGCCGCATCTCCGTCTTCCGACCCGAGGAGTCCTGA
- a CDS encoding extracellular solute-binding protein gives MSLPSPKSRRIVTAVAVAAAGALVVAGCSSGSSAESIDESAPKELKGTVSLWHFFTGREAGVVKTAVEGFEKANPDVTVDIHAGQDDEKLQKAISSGQNIDVGLSYSTAIVGSFCSSGAFRDLSPYIERDQVDLSDIPKAVQSYTQYKGTRCTLPALADVSALMYNKPLLEKAGIDSPPKTLDELKTDALKLTTYNADGSIKQLGFNPLVDFYENSPEHWAPMVDGSWLDEDGNSVIGTSDAWKRLITWQKDFVDEIGYDKLKAFTSGLGQEFAADNAFQTGQVAMQIDGEYRTAFIKDQKPDLDYGTAPTPVMDGLGNYGSTYIAGNVAGIAKGSKHPELSWALLKYLSTNTDAQVTLGNGLKNIPTLTSALESPGLEVDENYKTFVDVAGNKDTMTSPGTADGAAYIGTFTKFWQAYQQKGGDLDAQLEKLDSDIDNANQLAGP, from the coding sequence ATGTCACTCCCCAGTCCGAAGTCCCGGCGGATCGTCACCGCCGTCGCCGTCGCTGCGGCCGGCGCACTCGTCGTCGCCGGCTGCAGCTCGGGTTCGAGCGCCGAGAGCATCGACGAGAGCGCCCCGAAGGAGCTCAAGGGCACCGTGTCCCTGTGGCACTTCTTCACCGGCCGCGAAGCCGGCGTGGTGAAGACCGCCGTCGAGGGCTTCGAGAAGGCCAACCCCGACGTCACCGTCGACATCCACGCCGGCCAGGACGACGAGAAGCTGCAGAAGGCGATCTCGTCCGGGCAGAACATCGACGTCGGGCTGTCCTACTCGACCGCCATCGTCGGCAGCTTCTGCTCGTCGGGTGCCTTCCGCGACCTGTCGCCCTACATCGAGCGCGACCAGGTCGACCTGTCGGACATCCCGAAGGCCGTGCAGTCGTACACGCAGTACAAGGGCACCCGGTGCACGCTGCCTGCCCTCGCCGACGTCAGTGCGCTCATGTACAACAAGCCGCTGCTCGAGAAGGCCGGGATCGACTCCCCGCCGAAGACGCTCGACGAGCTCAAGACCGACGCGCTGAAGCTCACGACGTACAACGCCGACGGCTCGATCAAGCAGCTCGGCTTCAACCCGCTCGTCGACTTCTACGAGAACTCGCCCGAGCACTGGGCGCCGATGGTCGACGGCTCGTGGTTGGACGAGGACGGCAACAGCGTGATCGGCACGTCCGACGCCTGGAAGCGGCTCATCACCTGGCAGAAGGACTTCGTCGACGAGATCGGCTACGACAAGCTCAAGGCCTTCACGTCCGGCCTCGGCCAGGAGTTCGCGGCCGACAACGCGTTCCAGACCGGCCAGGTCGCGATGCAGATCGACGGCGAGTACCGGACGGCGTTCATCAAGGACCAGAAGCCGGACCTGGACTACGGCACCGCGCCGACCCCGGTGATGGACGGTCTCGGCAACTACGGCTCGACGTACATCGCCGGCAACGTGGCGGGGATCGCGAAGGGCTCGAAGCACCCCGAGCTGTCCTGGGCACTCCTGAAGTACCTGTCGACGAACACCGACGCACAGGTCACCCTGGGCAACGGACTGAAGAACATCCCGACGCTCACCTCGGCGCTGGAGTCCCCCGGCCTCGAGGTCGACGAGAACTACAAGACCTTCGTCGACGTCGCGGGCAACAAGGACACCATGACCTCGCCCGGCACCGCCGACGGCGCCGCGTACATCGGCACCTTCACGAAGTTCTGGCAGGCGTACCAGCAGAAGGGCGGCGACCTCGACGCCCAGCTCGAGAAGCTCGACTCGGACATCGACAACGCCAACCAGCTGGCTGGTCCGTGA
- a CDS encoding ROK family transcriptional regulator, which produces MTTRGRTPGQPGLLRVLNDRAALELLLDGGPLTRNEIAQRTGLSKPTAAEIIRRLESADLIRPAGTDTQTGRRGPSAVVYEAITDRDLGVAVDVQLVDVRSTVVDAAGRTFPVATHRMSDAEVRSPGSDIVAAAISRAAAAAGVDPELVTAVAVGVQASVDHATDTLIFTDGLPGWPREQVCATLSAELGVHVVVENDANLAAIAERNMGAGRAPGSFALLWMAEGLGMALDLHGHLHTGASGAAGEIGYLSVPADARSIDPTATIVADLISESAVIALAAEHGITAPDGTAADWRQVLPQLPGLPEQHPFTVALGERVGHNVLPALAVADPETVVLHGPTGIAGGPALAAAVTAWLRTRSRWSTAVVAPGVPDTPVLHGARHVLIDVVRTALADRLERISDDAPTPDPVERP; this is translated from the coding sequence ATGACCACACGAGGACGCACCCCCGGCCAGCCCGGCCTGCTCCGTGTGCTGAACGACCGGGCGGCCCTCGAACTGCTGCTCGACGGCGGTCCGCTGACGCGCAACGAGATCGCGCAACGCACCGGCCTCAGCAAGCCCACCGCGGCCGAGATCATCCGTCGGCTCGAGTCGGCCGACCTCATCCGCCCGGCGGGCACCGACACCCAGACCGGGCGTCGGGGTCCGAGCGCCGTCGTGTACGAAGCCATCACCGACCGCGACCTCGGGGTGGCGGTCGACGTGCAGCTCGTCGACGTCCGGTCGACCGTGGTGGACGCCGCCGGCCGCACGTTCCCGGTCGCCACCCACCGCATGTCCGACGCCGAGGTCCGCTCCCCCGGGTCGGACATCGTCGCCGCGGCGATCTCCCGCGCGGCCGCTGCGGCCGGTGTGGACCCCGAACTCGTCACCGCCGTCGCGGTGGGCGTGCAGGCGAGTGTCGACCACGCAACGGACACCCTGATCTTCACCGACGGCCTGCCCGGATGGCCCCGTGAGCAGGTGTGCGCGACCCTGTCCGCCGAGCTCGGCGTCCACGTCGTCGTCGAGAACGACGCCAACCTCGCCGCCATCGCCGAACGCAACATGGGGGCCGGTCGGGCGCCCGGGTCGTTCGCCCTCCTCTGGATGGCCGAGGGCCTCGGCATGGCCCTCGACCTGCACGGCCACCTGCACACCGGGGCCTCCGGCGCCGCGGGTGAGATCGGCTACCTGAGCGTGCCCGCCGACGCACGCTCCATCGACCCGACGGCCACGATCGTCGCGGACCTCATCTCCGAGTCCGCCGTCATCGCCCTGGCCGCCGAGCACGGGATCACGGCACCGGACGGCACCGCCGCCGACTGGCGCCAGGTGCTCCCGCAGCTGCCCGGCCTGCCCGAGCAGCACCCCTTCACCGTCGCCCTCGGCGAGCGCGTCGGGCACAACGTGCTCCCCGCCCTCGCCGTGGCTGATCCCGAGACGGTCGTCCTGCACGGCCCGACCGGGATCGCTGGTGGCCCCGCCCTGGCCGCCGCCGTGACCGCATGGCTCCGGACCCGCTCGCGCTGGTCCACCGCCGTGGTCGCGCCCGGCGTCCCCGACACCCCCGTCCTGCACGGTGCCAGACACGTCCTCATCGACGTCGTCCGCACCGCGCTCGCGGACCGACTCGAGCGCATCAGTGACGATGCCCCGACGCCGGACCCCGTCGAGCGCCCCTGA